A single Flavobacterium sp. 1 DNA region contains:
- a CDS encoding efflux RND transporter periplasmic adaptor subunit, which translates to MKKIIYALLFVSLLFSCKEAKKEEETSKDNGLITVTKQQFQSSGMQIASPAEQDFNVVVKCSGKIDVPPQNRAQITSFIGGYVKSTHLLVGDKVTKGQALLTLQNTEFLDIQKEYLEVAEQINYLKSEYERQKTLYDEKISSQKNYLKAESDYRKTKAMYQSLREKLLMLNINPVQVEKGKLTSVITIYSPISGDIVIMNANVGMPIAPSDVILEIVDTQHLHLELAVFEKDILKIKIGQKIEFTVPEATKEVFNAEVHLVGKSIEGNDRTINVHGHLEDKIRQKLLTGMFVEAGILVDTKKGLAIPAEALITESNKNFVLLLDSSKKDYSFKKVKVLIGEKSEKYIEIIPDSEINVSSKILTRGVFDIAN; encoded by the coding sequence ATGAAAAAAATCATATACGCTCTACTATTTGTATCATTGCTTTTCTCTTGTAAGGAAGCAAAAAAAGAAGAAGAAACATCAAAAGATAATGGATTAATAACAGTAACCAAGCAACAATTTCAATCGTCTGGGATGCAAATCGCTTCACCAGCCGAACAGGATTTCAATGTAGTTGTTAAATGTTCTGGAAAGATTGATGTTCCTCCGCAAAACCGAGCACAAATCACTTCATTTATTGGAGGTTATGTTAAGTCAACCCATCTTTTAGTTGGAGATAAAGTAACCAAAGGACAAGCTTTATTGACTTTGCAGAACACTGAATTTTTGGATATTCAAAAAGAATATCTGGAAGTCGCGGAACAAATCAATTACTTGAAATCGGAATACGAACGTCAAAAAACATTGTATGATGAGAAAATTTCCTCACAAAAAAACTATTTGAAAGCAGAGAGTGATTACCGGAAAACAAAAGCAATGTATCAAAGCTTACGTGAAAAATTACTGATGCTTAACATTAATCCTGTTCAAGTTGAAAAAGGAAAATTAACTTCGGTGATTACTATTTATTCACCAATTTCAGGCGATATTGTCATTATGAATGCAAATGTTGGAATGCCAATTGCACCTTCTGATGTAATATTGGAAATTGTGGATACCCAGCATTTACATTTGGAATTGGCAGTTTTTGAAAAAGATATTCTGAAGATTAAAATAGGTCAGAAAATTGAGTTTACTGTGCCTGAAGCGACAAAAGAAGTGTTTAATGCAGAAGTTCATTTGGTTGGAAAATCTATAGAAGGTAATGACAGAACCATAAATGTGCATGGACATTTGGAAGATAAAATTAGACAAAAGTTATTGACAGGCATGTTTGTAGAGGCAGGAATATTAGTTGACACAAAAAAAGGTTTGGCAATTCCTGCGGAGGCATTAATTACAGAAAGTAATAAAAATTTCGTACTTTTATTAGATAGCTCTAAAAAGGACTATTCCTTCAAAAAAGTCAAGGTTTTAATTGGTGAAAAATCCGAAAAATATATTGAAATAATTCCTGATAGTGAAATTAATGTTTCTTCAAAAATTTTGACCAGAGGGGTTTTTGATATTGCAAATTGA
- a CDS encoding CusA/CzcA family heavy metal efflux RND transporter → MLEKIIAFSLKNKAVVLLFTASVLGFGLFSVFQISIGAVPDVTNNQVQVITTSRNLSTQDIEQFITYPVEIEMANLPGVEEIRSISKFGLSVVTIVFNDDIGTYLPRQLIAEKIKSASEKIPQGFGVPEMGPITTGLGEIYQYTLEVKPEYKNQYSVTDLRILQDWVVKRQLSGIKGVVEINTWGGFLKQYEVAIVPSRLKAMNITMTDVFTALEKNNSIAGGAYIEKVNQSYFIRGEGKVNSIADIENIVVNNANGIPIYIKNVAQVRFSHANRFGAITGNGEGEKVLGQVMMLKDANSKQVISAVKERVVQIQKTLPKGVYINGFLERSELVGKTTFTVAENLILGCLIVIFVVVLLLGNWRSGLVVASVIPLCLLFAISFMNVFGIDANLMSLGAIDFGIIIDGAVIIVEFIAFQIAGKSGSLVGLTKEDRQLEIDQITFKSASKMMNSAIFGQLIILIVFIPILSLTGIEGKMFKPMAMTFSFALLGAMIFCFTYVPVISSLFLKPTKDNPNSISSKLIQKLNFWYVPVITWALHNTKKVLYGSVALLVFAIALFSTMGAEFIPTLDEGDFVIQPVLKTGTSLSKTIATTTKIEKIILKNFPEVDQVVSRIGAAEVPTDPMSMEESDIIVKLKPKSEWVSASSKDELADKIKAAITAQIPNMEVEFTQPIEMRFNELVSGTRSDVAIKVFGEDLNVLAQKAHEIEKAIKNIDGASDVIIEKTAGLPQMFVQYDRSKIARYGLNIADLNDMIALSFAGKTVGNVFEGEKRFDMVVRLAESNRHDIEDLRNLYVSVPNGQQIPLSELAKIEYTEGPAKISRDNTNRRIVVGVNVRNRDLQSVVTDIQKIVDTKIKLPLGYYVEYGGQFENLNSAKTRLAIAVPIALVLIFILLHFAFGSVKEAMMVYSAIPLSAVGGILFLWIRNLPFSISAGVGFIALFGIAVLNGIVLIEHFKELKHKGMTDLDELILKGTTDRLRPVLLTAAAAALGFLPMAVSSSAGAEVQKPLATVVIGGLFTATILTMIVLPILYKVLDEKEGKKPKFKLHHKSTLILLLLLSTSMSFSQNNNPELDSLVAKALKNNKDVKVAQLHVQRMEENTRTAYSFDKTNVYYSYDQNNLAVNNVPLKVFGVQQKFEFPTVYGAQKKVYNSEYEKEKASYDIQKMKLSLEVSKVYQHIVFLQNQAKMYVYLDSLYQNFSNASGRKFELGETNYLEKITAESKFRHIRSKLSQIESDKRAQYEILYSLIQNDEKIEIKNKKIEPLEKQTNDAVKSYYNTYLNSVTSVYENQVKLRKQNWLPDINVDYFQGKNRGLTQSLYGFQVGLAVPLLFSGTVSKTKVAQLELQSWEQKKQNEERKMGTYMSQKNNELTKHQEAINYYNQYGKKLSEEILKVANRSYKQGEIDFFQYIQSLENATSIQIEHLDTVLQFNITQLDLQYLNF, encoded by the coding sequence ATGCTAGAAAAAATTATAGCTTTCAGTTTAAAAAATAAAGCAGTTGTTTTGCTTTTTACAGCTTCTGTATTGGGATTTGGATTATTTTCGGTTTTCCAAATTTCTATTGGAGCTGTTCCTGATGTTACCAATAATCAGGTTCAGGTAATCACAACTTCACGAAATCTTTCAACACAAGATATTGAGCAGTTTATTACCTACCCGGTTGAAATTGAAATGGCTAATTTGCCAGGCGTCGAAGAGATTCGTTCGATATCAAAATTTGGGCTGTCGGTCGTAACCATTGTTTTTAATGATGATATCGGAACCTATCTTCCCCGACAATTGATTGCCGAAAAAATTAAATCCGCTTCCGAAAAGATTCCACAAGGTTTTGGTGTTCCCGAGATGGGACCCATTACAACAGGTTTGGGGGAGATTTATCAATATACTTTGGAGGTAAAACCGGAATATAAAAATCAATATTCGGTTACAGATTTAAGAATACTGCAGGATTGGGTTGTAAAAAGACAGCTTTCAGGAATAAAAGGCGTTGTTGAGATTAATACATGGGGCGGTTTCTTAAAACAATATGAAGTAGCTATTGTTCCTTCCCGTTTGAAGGCAATGAATATCACTATGACTGACGTTTTTACCGCATTGGAAAAAAACAACAGTATTGCGGGCGGTGCCTACATCGAAAAAGTGAACCAAAGTTATTTTATACGCGGTGAAGGAAAGGTGAATTCAATTGCTGATATAGAAAATATTGTAGTAAACAATGCTAATGGCATTCCTATTTATATCAAAAACGTGGCTCAGGTTCGTTTTAGTCATGCCAACCGTTTTGGGGCTATTACTGGTAATGGTGAGGGAGAAAAAGTTCTTGGTCAAGTAATGATGCTAAAAGATGCCAATTCAAAACAAGTGATAAGCGCTGTAAAAGAGAGAGTAGTCCAAATTCAAAAAACATTGCCAAAAGGAGTTTATATAAATGGTTTTTTGGAACGCAGCGAATTGGTGGGCAAAACTACTTTCACAGTTGCCGAAAATTTGATTTTGGGCTGTCTTATCGTAATTTTTGTTGTGGTTCTTTTGTTAGGGAATTGGCGGTCAGGTTTGGTAGTTGCATCGGTAATTCCGTTGTGTCTGCTATTTGCGATCTCATTTATGAATGTTTTCGGGATTGATGCAAACTTGATGAGTTTGGGAGCTATTGACTTCGGAATTATTATTGATGGAGCTGTTATTATAGTCGAATTTATTGCTTTTCAAATAGCGGGTAAATCAGGAAGTTTGGTTGGTTTGACAAAAGAAGATCGACAATTGGAAATTGATCAAATCACGTTTAAGAGCGCTTCCAAGATGATGAATTCTGCTATTTTTGGCCAGCTTATTATTTTAATTGTATTTATTCCCATTTTATCTTTAACAGGAATTGAAGGAAAAATGTTTAAACCAATGGCAATGACTTTCAGCTTTGCATTATTGGGAGCTATGATTTTCTGTTTTACTTATGTTCCAGTGATTTCTTCTTTGTTTTTGAAACCTACAAAAGATAATCCAAATTCAATATCCTCAAAATTGATTCAAAAATTAAATTTTTGGTATGTACCTGTAATCACTTGGGCATTGCATAACACCAAAAAAGTGCTTTATGGCTCTGTAGCGCTTTTGGTTTTTGCGATAGCATTATTTTCTACAATGGGAGCTGAGTTTATTCCAACGCTTGATGAGGGGGATTTTGTGATACAGCCCGTTTTGAAAACAGGGACATCTTTGTCTAAAACTATTGCCACAACAACTAAAATAGAAAAAATTATCTTGAAAAACTTCCCAGAGGTGGATCAAGTAGTAAGCAGGATAGGAGCAGCCGAAGTTCCAACAGACCCAATGTCTATGGAGGAAAGCGATATTATTGTAAAATTAAAACCTAAATCAGAATGGGTTTCGGCATCGAGTAAAGATGAACTGGCCGATAAAATAAAAGCAGCAATTACGGCTCAAATTCCAAATATGGAAGTTGAATTTACGCAGCCTATTGAAATGCGGTTCAACGAATTGGTATCTGGAACACGTTCGGATGTAGCTATTAAAGTTTTTGGTGAAGATTTGAATGTTTTGGCTCAAAAAGCACACGAAATTGAGAAAGCAATTAAAAATATAGACGGTGCCTCGGATGTTATTATCGAAAAAACTGCAGGCTTACCGCAAATGTTTGTACAATATGACCGATCCAAAATTGCCCGTTATGGGCTCAATATTGCCGATTTGAATGATATGATTGCATTGAGTTTTGCAGGGAAAACCGTTGGTAATGTTTTTGAAGGGGAAAAACGATTTGATATGGTGGTTCGTTTGGCCGAGTCCAATCGTCATGATATTGAGGACTTGAGAAATTTATATGTTTCGGTTCCAAATGGACAGCAAATTCCATTGAGTGAATTGGCCAAAATCGAATATACTGAAGGTCCCGCTAAAATTTCAAGAGATAATACTAATAGAAGAATTGTAGTGGGTGTAAATGTTAGAAATCGTGATTTGCAAAGTGTAGTAACCGATATCCAGAAAATTGTTGACACAAAAATTAAACTTCCGTTGGGATATTATGTGGAGTATGGAGGACAATTTGAAAACCTGAATAGTGCTAAGACCCGTTTGGCAATTGCTGTTCCTATCGCTTTAGTTCTGATATTTATACTCCTGCATTTTGCTTTTGGCTCAGTTAAAGAAGCTATGATGGTTTATTCTGCGATTCCGCTTTCGGCCGTTGGAGGAATATTATTTTTATGGATTCGAAATTTACCTTTTAGTATTTCTGCTGGGGTAGGTTTTATTGCGCTTTTCGGAATTGCTGTACTAAACGGTATAGTGCTTATTGAACATTTTAAAGAACTCAAACATAAAGGTATGACAGATTTGGATGAATTGATTTTAAAAGGAACTACCGACAGATTACGACCCGTTTTGTTAACAGCAGCGGCAGCGGCTTTAGGTTTTTTACCGATGGCTGTATCGTCTTCAGCTGGAGCCGAGGTTCAAAAACCACTAGCGACGGTTGTTATTGGCGGACTATTCACTGCAACAATATTAACGATGATTGTTTTGCCAATTTTATATAAGGTTTTGGATGAAAAAGAAGGTAAAAAGCCAAAGTTCAAATTACACCATAAATCAACTCTTATACTCTTATTGCTGTTGAGTACTTCAATGTCTTTTTCTCAAAACAATAATCCCGAATTAGATAGCTTGGTAGCAAAAGCCTTGAAAAACAATAAGGATGTTAAAGTTGCCCAACTGCATGTCCAGCGCATGGAGGAGAATACAAGAACTGCATATTCCTTTGATAAAACCAATGTGTACTATAGTTATGACCAAAATAATTTAGCTGTTAATAATGTCCCGTTAAAAGTATTCGGAGTACAGCAAAAATTTGAATTTCCGACCGTTTACGGCGCTCAAAAAAAGGTTTATAATTCGGAATATGAAAAGGAAAAAGCCAGTTATGATATTCAAAAGATGAAACTTTCCTTGGAGGTTTCAAAAGTGTATCAGCATATCGTTTTTCTGCAAAATCAAGCAAAAATGTATGTGTATTTGGATAGTTTGTACCAAAATTTTTCGAATGCAAGCGGAAGAAAGTTTGAATTGGGAGAAACTAATTATCTTGAAAAAATTACGGCCGAATCAAAATTCAGGCATATTAGATCAAAACTTTCCCAAATCGAGAGTGATAAAAGAGCGCAGTATGAAATTTTGTATTCATTGATACAGAATGATGAGAAAATTGAAATTAAGAATAAAAAAATAGAACCGCTTGAAAAACAAACAAACGATGCTGTCAAAAGCTATTACAATACTTATTTGAATAGCGTTACCAGTGTTTATGAAAACCAAGTGAAACTCAGAAAACAAAATTGGTTACCAGACATTAATGTTGATTATTTTCAAGGAAAAAATCGTGGATTAACTCAGTCTTTGTATGGGTTTCAGGTAGGTTTGGCAGTTCCGCTTTTATTTTCCGGCACGGTGTCTAAAACGAAAGTTGCCCAGCTCGAACTGCAAAGCTGGGAACAAAAGAAACAAAACGAAGAACGAAAAATGGGCACTTATATGTCCCAGAAAAATAATGAACTGACAAAACATCAAGAAGCAATTAATTATTATAATCAATACGGAAAAAAGCTATCTGAAGAGATTCTTAAAGTAGCCAATAGAAGCTATAAACAAGGAGAAATTGACTTTTTTCAATACATTCAAAGTTTAGAAAATGCAACCAGCATTCAGATTGAACATCTTGATACCGTTTTGCAGTTCAATATAACCCAATTGGATTTACAATATCTTAATTTTTAA
- a CDS encoding 2-isopropylmalate synthase, translating into MNREKVQIFDTTLRDGEQVPGCKLDTNQKLVIANRLDEMGVDIIEAGFPVSSPGDFLSVSEICKIVKNATVCGLTRAVKNDIDVAAQALKHAVRPRIHTGIGTSDSHIIHKLQTTPEDVIGRAKYAVAHAKSYVEDVEFYAEDAGRTDNAFLARVCEEVIKSGATVLNIPDTTGYCLPEEYGAKIKYLRENVKGIENVILSCHCHNDLGMATANSISGAINGARQIECTINGIGERAGNTALEEVVMIFKQHPYLNLYTDIDSKQLNEMSRLVSESMGMIVQPNKAIVGANAFAHSSGIHQDGVIKNRATYEIMDPLDVGVNESSIILTARSGRAALAYRAKKVGYELTKTQLDIVYIEFLKFADIKKEVLDNDIHQIIEASNIYVN; encoded by the coding sequence ATGAATAGAGAGAAAGTCCAAATTTTTGATACCACTTTAAGAGACGGTGAACAGGTCCCAGGATGTAAATTAGACACCAATCAAAAACTCGTTATAGCCAACCGCCTTGACGAAATGGGAGTAGACATCATTGAAGCTGGTTTTCCTGTTTCTAGTCCAGGTGATTTTTTATCTGTTTCTGAAATATGTAAAATTGTAAAAAACGCAACTGTTTGTGGTCTTACTAGAGCTGTTAAAAATGATATTGATGTAGCGGCACAAGCTTTGAAGCATGCTGTTAGACCTAGAATTCATACAGGAATAGGAACTTCTGATTCTCATATTATCCATAAACTTCAGACTACTCCGGAAGATGTGATTGGAAGAGCGAAATATGCTGTTGCTCACGCTAAATCTTATGTTGAAGACGTAGAATTTTATGCAGAGGATGCTGGTAGAACAGATAATGCTTTTTTGGCAAGAGTTTGTGAAGAAGTAATCAAATCTGGAGCTACCGTACTTAATATTCCAGATACTACAGGATATTGTTTGCCAGAGGAATATGGTGCAAAAATAAAATACCTTAGAGAAAATGTAAAAGGGATTGAGAATGTTATTCTTTCTTGCCATTGTCATAACGACTTAGGAATGGCAACTGCCAACTCAATTTCGGGAGCTATAAATGGAGCTCGTCAAATAGAATGCACAATCAACGGAATAGGAGAGAGAGCTGGAAATACGGCTCTTGAAGAAGTTGTTATGATTTTCAAACAGCATCCTTATTTAAATTTATATACAGACATTGACAGCAAACAATTGAATGAAATGAGCCGTTTGGTTTCTGAAAGTATGGGAATGATTGTACAGCCGAACAAAGCTATTGTTGGTGCTAATGCTTTTGCTCACAGTTCTGGAATTCACCAAGATGGTGTGATTAAAAATAGAGCGACCTATGAAATCATGGATCCTTTGGATGTTGGTGTCAATGAGTCTTCTATTATTCTTACAGCGAGAAGCGGTAGAGCAGCTTTGGCTTACAGAGCTAAGAAAGTTGGTTATGAGCTTACCAAAACACAATTGGATATCGTGTATATTGAGTTTTTAAAGTTTGCTGATATCAAAAAAGAAGTTCTTGATAATGATATTCATCAAATTATTGAAGCCAGCAATATATATGTCAACTAA
- the leuB gene encoding 3-isopropylmalate dehydrogenase: MNLKIAVLSGDGVGPEVILQAKKALYAISVAYDHEFIFEDALIGAVAIEKTRNPLPEQTLNLCLNTDAVLFGAIGNPKYDNNPESKIRPEQGLLKLRQELGLFANIRPIKPFKNLLDASPIKKEVIENVDFVIYRELTGGSYYGDKVINEEGTFASDICEYSENEINRITHQAFKAAQGRRKKVTLVDKANVLETSRLWRKLVKGIAKQYPDVKLECQYIDNVAMQIITDPKQYDVILTENLFGDILSDEACAIMGSIGLMASASVGENKALFEPIHGSYPQAKGKNIANPIASILSAAMLLDHFGLAKEAKKVYEAVEKAIEYKVVTIDLNPGSRFGTNDVGDFISNVILSKDDLYFKNDNVQIGQSTIV, encoded by the coding sequence ATGAACTTAAAAATAGCAGTACTTTCAGGTGATGGTGTAGGGCCAGAGGTTATCTTACAAGCTAAGAAAGCGCTGTATGCAATTAGTGTTGCCTATGATCATGAATTTATTTTTGAAGATGCTTTAATTGGAGCTGTCGCAATAGAGAAAACGAGAAATCCTTTACCAGAACAGACTTTAAATCTTTGTTTGAATACTGATGCTGTTTTGTTTGGTGCTATTGGAAATCCTAAATATGATAATAATCCTGAATCAAAAATTCGTCCAGAGCAGGGATTATTAAAGTTGAGACAAGAATTAGGACTGTTTGCTAATATCAGACCTATAAAACCGTTCAAAAACCTTTTGGATGCTTCTCCGATAAAAAAGGAGGTAATCGAAAATGTTGATTTTGTAATTTACAGAGAATTAACAGGAGGATCGTATTATGGCGATAAAGTCATAAACGAAGAAGGAACTTTTGCTTCGGATATATGCGAATATTCTGAAAATGAAATTAACCGCATTACACATCAGGCTTTTAAAGCCGCTCAAGGCAGAAGAAAAAAAGTGACATTAGTTGATAAAGCTAATGTGTTGGAAACGTCTAGGTTGTGGAGAAAATTAGTTAAAGGAATTGCTAAGCAGTATCCAGATGTAAAATTAGAATGTCAGTATATTGATAATGTAGCCATGCAAATAATTACTGATCCTAAACAATATGATGTAATCTTAACAGAGAATTTATTTGGCGACATATTGTCAGATGAGGCTTGTGCGATTATGGGATCAATAGGATTGATGGCATCTGCTTCAGTTGGAGAAAACAAAGCTCTTTTTGAGCCTATTCACGGTTCTTACCCACAGGCAAAAGGGAAGAATATTGCTAATCCAATTGCCTCAATTTTATCGGCAGCTATGCTGTTAGATCACTTTGGTTTGGCAAAAGAAGCCAAGAAAGTTTATGAAGCTGTAGAAAAAGCTATTGAATATAAAGTAGTTACTATTGATTTAAATCCGGGTTCAAGATTTGGAACCAATGATGTTGGAGATTTTATTTCAAATGTCATATTGAGTAAAGATGATTTATATTTTAAAAACGATAATGTTCAAATAGGACAGTCGACTATCGTTTAA
- a CDS encoding thioredoxin family protein translates to MKYLIYFIFLISTAFGYSQNWNTNFEEAKAKAEKENKNILLVFSGSDWCGPCIKLEKVVWKSPEFQVEADKNWVIYRADFPNKRKNQLAPDMVETNNKLAEKYNKNGIFPLVMLLNPKGKVIGMTGFKNVSAQDYIKLIHSFK, encoded by the coding sequence ATGAAATATCTAATCTATTTTATATTTTTGATTTCAACTGCTTTTGGATATTCCCAAAACTGGAATACCAATTTCGAGGAAGCAAAAGCAAAAGCCGAAAAAGAAAATAAAAATATTTTATTAGTCTTTTCAGGCTCTGATTGGTGTGGACCTTGTATAAAACTAGAAAAAGTAGTTTGGAAATCTCCAGAATTTCAAGTCGAAGCTGACAAAAATTGGGTTATTTATCGAGCGGATTTTCCAAATAAAAGAAAGAATCAGCTTGCTCCTGATATGGTCGAGACTAATAACAAATTAGCGGAGAAATACAATAAAAATGGGATTTTTCCCCTTGTTATGCTTTTAAATCCAAAAGGAAAAGTAATTGGAATGACAGGTTTTAAAAACGTTTCTGCACAAGATTATATTAAACTTATTCATTCATTCAAATGA
- a CDS encoding thioredoxin family protein yields the protein MKLIIMIWLLAVLPIQWEPDFNNAKKIAKEKSELILLNFSGSDWCGPCIVLRKNYLESQAFTDMAKENLVMVNADFPRKKVNISTPEQVKRNEGLAEIYNKEGSFPLTLLLDSDGKVLKIWQGKPESTPEQWTAEIKAICDSKK from the coding sequence ATGAAACTAATTATAATGATATGGTTACTAGCAGTTCTTCCAATACAATGGGAGCCTGACTTTAATAATGCAAAAAAAATTGCAAAGGAAAAAAGTGAATTAATCTTATTGAACTTCTCAGGTTCTGACTGGTGCGGTCCTTGTATTGTACTCCGAAAAAATTATCTCGAAAGTCAGGCATTCACAGATATGGCAAAAGAAAATTTAGTAATGGTTAATGCTGATTTTCCGCGAAAAAAGGTAAACATCAGCACACCTGAGCAAGTTAAACGTAACGAAGGACTTGCCGAAATATACAATAAAGAAGGAAGTTTTCCGCTCACTTTGCTGCTTGATTCCGATGGTAAAGTACTGAAAATCTGGCAGGGAAAACCAGAGAGTACACCGGAACAATGGACAGCAGAAATAAAAGCAATTTGTGATAGCAAAAAATAA
- a CDS encoding HAMP domain-containing sensor histidine kinase, with protein sequence MFSFSYRNRIAFNYILSTALLISVVFCTIYGITLFSINKHINDDILQESSEYLEQIEVDNNNAYLIQVDQWRESDNNRVNVNPVFVQFFDNDNKLIDKSPNLKGFQLKLHKHEKDNQFVDSYLNKKPIRQIQIPLFDKKKKVGYLFVAMSLDEATLILTNLRNTLFITFPLILLLLFFIARFIAGRSIKPVALITETSSRITTDNLKDRIILPQNKDELFVLSKTINDLLDRIENAVEREKQFTSDASHELRTPLTVLKGTLEVLVRKPRSQSEYEEKINFSISEVNRLNNLVDQLLLLARFENHKQSLRIEKIYLNAIILDVLTLYSNKINDKNIGIEHNFSKDYFINSDNYLVSIIISNVISNAIKYSKHNGKISINVSKKKSKTICSISDSGIGIATEDLDKIFNPFYRSDATSNPNIKGSGLGLSIVKKISQLLNISIDVLSKKNEGTTVVLTFD encoded by the coding sequence ATGTTTTCATTCTCATATAGAAACAGAATTGCCTTCAATTACATTCTCAGCACCGCGCTATTGATTTCGGTAGTGTTTTGTACTATATATGGAATCACTTTATTCAGTATTAACAAACATATAAATGATGATATTTTACAGGAATCTAGTGAATATTTGGAGCAGATAGAAGTTGACAACAATAATGCCTATCTGATTCAAGTTGATCAATGGAGAGAAAGCGACAATAATAGAGTCAATGTAAATCCAGTTTTTGTACAGTTTTTTGACAATGATAATAAATTAATTGATAAATCGCCCAATCTGAAAGGATTTCAGCTTAAATTGCACAAACATGAAAAAGACAATCAATTCGTGGATTCCTATTTGAATAAAAAACCAATCAGGCAAATTCAAATTCCGCTTTTTGATAAAAAGAAAAAAGTAGGATATCTTTTTGTAGCGATGTCCTTGGATGAGGCTACATTGATATTGACCAATCTTAGAAATACACTTTTTATAACATTTCCATTAATTTTATTGCTGCTATTTTTTATTGCCAGGTTTATTGCCGGACGAAGTATTAAACCAGTAGCTCTAATTACCGAAACCTCGAGTAGAATTACTACTGACAATTTAAAAGACAGAATAATTTTGCCTCAAAATAAGGATGAATTATTTGTACTTTCCAAAACAATCAATGATTTACTGGATCGAATTGAAAATGCAGTCGAACGGGAAAAACAATTCACCTCCGATGCTTCTCACGAATTGAGAACTCCCTTGACGGTTTTGAAAGGAACTTTGGAAGTTTTGGTGAGAAAACCAAGAAGCCAGTCCGAATATGAAGAGAAAATTAATTTCAGCATTTCGGAAGTGAACCGTTTGAATAATTTAGTGGATCAATTGCTTTTGTTGGCAAGATTCGAAAATCATAAGCAAAGTTTACGGATTGAGAAAATTTACCTGAATGCCATAATTCTCGATGTTCTTACTTTATATTCGAATAAAATAAATGATAAAAATATAGGAATAGAACATAATTTTTCAAAAGATTATTTTATTAATTCTGATAATTATTTAGTGAGTATAATTATTAGTAATGTGATTTCTAATGCGATAAAGTATTCCAAACACAATGGCAAAATTTCAATAAATGTTTCCAAAAAAAAATCGAAAACCATCTGTTCTATATCGGACAGCGGAATTGGAATTGCCACAGAAGACTTAGACAAGATTTTCAACCCATTTTATCGATCAGACGCAACAAGTAATCCCAATATAAAAGGATCTGGATTAGGATTGTCAATAGTGAAAAAGATTTCACAGCTGCTGAATATCAGTATTGATGTTCTCAGTAAAAAAAATGAAGGCACAACTGTAGTTCTGACTTTTGATTAA
- a CDS encoding response regulator transcription factor produces the protein MKILVVEDEIGIANFLKQGLEEEGYEVVVANDGKTGLGIAQSQKADIILLDWILPQMLGIDVCKEIRKEDSKTPILFLTAKDTIQETIEGLKAGANDYIKKPFSFDELVERIKIHFRNENQNDVLSLGKIKIIPSKHQVISSGQEVSLTQREYELLFYLIKNKGRVCTRNEIINDVWDIHFEYDTGVIDVFMNAIRKKLNLNKDEDLIKTIRGVGYIANDIN, from the coding sequence ATGAAAATTCTAGTAGTTGAAGACGAAATTGGAATTGCCAATTTTCTAAAGCAGGGGTTGGAAGAGGAAGGCTATGAGGTCGTGGTTGCCAATGATGGCAAAACTGGTCTAGGAATAGCTCAGAGCCAAAAAGCAGATATTATTTTGCTGGATTGGATTTTGCCTCAAATGTTAGGGATTGATGTGTGCAAAGAAATCCGAAAGGAAGATTCCAAGACGCCTATTCTATTTTTAACGGCCAAAGATACCATTCAGGAAACAATTGAAGGCCTGAAAGCTGGAGCTAATGATTATATCAAAAAGCCATTTAGCTTTGACGAATTGGTAGAACGCATAAAAATTCATTTCAGAAATGAAAATCAAAATGATGTTCTTTCACTTGGAAAAATTAAAATCATTCCTTCAAAACACCAAGTAATTTCAAGTGGACAGGAAGTTTCGCTTACGCAAAGAGAATACGAATTGTTATTTTATTTAATAAAAAATAAAGGAAGAGTATGCACCAGAAATGAAATTATTAATGATGTTTGGGATATTCATTTTGAGTACGATACGGGTGTAATTGATGTTTTTATGAATGCTATTCGTAAAAAACTGAATTTGAATAAAGATGAAGATCTCATAAAAACCATCCGTGGTGTAGGCTATATTGCAAATGATATAAATTAA